In Pseudomonas sp. R76, one genomic interval encodes:
- a CDS encoding helix-turn-helix domain-containing protein: MHKENPQRASVLQHVSQNVRRLRHAADMSQTALSEKSGVSRRMLVAIEAGEKNVSLSTLDRVAEALDVAFSDLIQAPDAGDHSRINELAWAGEIPGSKAVLLAKATARREVELWEMHLEPGDRYSPDPDPDGWSVQLFVFEGCLTLLVGEEEKRVAAGEFYMFASRHVHGYRNDGDVPVRFVRNVVI, translated from the coding sequence GTGCACAAAGAAAATCCACAACGCGCTTCGGTCCTGCAACACGTCAGCCAGAATGTGCGTCGTTTGCGGCATGCTGCCGACATGAGCCAGACCGCGCTATCGGAAAAGTCCGGGGTCAGCCGGCGCATGCTGGTGGCTATCGAGGCGGGCGAGAAGAATGTCAGCTTGTCGACCCTGGATCGCGTGGCCGAAGCCTTGGACGTGGCCTTCAGCGACCTGATCCAGGCCCCGGATGCCGGCGACCACAGCCGCATCAACGAGTTGGCCTGGGCCGGTGAAATCCCCGGCAGTAAAGCCGTGCTGCTGGCCAAGGCCACGGCGCGGCGTGAGGTCGAGTTGTGGGAGATGCACCTGGAACCAGGCGATCGCTACAGCCCCGACCCCGACCCGGACGGCTGGAGCGTGCAGCTGTTTGTGTTCGAAGGCTGCCTCACGCTTTTGGTCGGCGAGGAGGAAAAGCGCGTCGCCGCCGGTGAGTTCTACATGTTCGCCAGCCGTCACGTTCACGGCTATCGCAATGACGGCGACGTGCCGGTGCGCTTTGTACGCAACGTGGTGATCTAA
- a CDS encoding DMT family transporter, producing the protein MTAPNASSRFNRFSKAECILVVITMIWGGTFLLVQHAMTVSGPMFFVGLRFAAAAIVVGFFSLRTLRDLTWFELKAGAFIGTSIMFGYGMQTIGLQTIPSSQSAFITALYVPFVPLLQWLVLGRRPALMPAIGIMLAFTGLMLLTGPAGASLNFSPGEIATLICAVAVAAEIILISAFAGQVDVRRVTVVQLATASLLSFLMVVPMGEALPGFSWLLVFSAVGLGLTSAVIQVAMNWAQQSVSPTRATLIYAGEPVWAGVIGRIAGERFPPIAMVGAALIVAAVIVSELKTKGQKAIELQDEREQEQQG; encoded by the coding sequence ATGACTGCCCCGAACGCTTCTTCACGTTTCAACCGTTTCAGCAAAGCCGAATGCATCCTGGTGGTGATCACCATGATCTGGGGCGGCACCTTTTTGCTGGTGCAGCATGCAATGACCGTCAGCGGGCCGATGTTTTTCGTGGGCCTGCGGTTTGCGGCGGCGGCCATCGTGGTCGGGTTCTTTTCGTTGCGCACCCTGCGCGACCTGACCTGGTTTGAATTGAAAGCCGGTGCATTCATTGGCACCTCGATCATGTTCGGCTATGGCATGCAGACCATCGGCTTGCAGACGATTCCGAGCAGCCAGTCGGCGTTTATCACGGCGCTGTATGTGCCCTTTGTACCGCTGTTGCAGTGGTTGGTACTCGGTCGGCGCCCGGCGCTGATGCCGGCCATCGGCATCATGCTGGCGTTTACCGGGTTGATGTTGCTCACCGGCCCGGCCGGCGCCTCGCTGAACTTCAGCCCCGGCGAAATCGCCACGCTGATCTGTGCGGTGGCGGTGGCCGCCGAGATCATCCTGATCAGCGCGTTTGCCGGGCAAGTGGATGTGCGCCGGGTGACGGTGGTGCAGTTGGCCACGGCGTCGCTGCTGTCGTTTCTGATGGTGGTGCCAATGGGTGAGGCCTTGCCGGGGTTCTCCTGGCTGCTGGTGTTCAGTGCCGTAGGCCTGGGCTTGACCAGCGCGGTGATCCAGGTCGCGATGAACTGGGCGCAGCAGAGTGTTTCCCCCACACGTGCCACCTTGATCTACGCCGGTGAGCCAGTCTGGGCCGGCGTGATCGGGCGGATCGCCGGGGAGCGCTTCCCGCCGATTGCGATGGTGGGCGCGGCGTTGATTGTGGCGGCGGTGATTGTCAGTGAGTTGAAGACCAAGGGGCAGAAGGCCATCGAACTGCAAGATGAAAGGGAACAGGAACAGCAGGGGTAA
- a CDS encoding acyl-CoA synthetase, with protein sequence MSVHELKRPLALEWPAELLGNLPKALEQLHHWAQITPLHTALRHKRQGQWYAWRWIDALRDVERLADGLRQQGFGEQSRLALSGAFEPNLLLLALAAQSVGGQVLTLADDLEPEVLYQQLWRIRPSHSYAQGRHQVRHWQSANPVDFAQLLGPIDPAQHLQRWWQPSGETVLWSEEGTHWQGGLAVVLEQWLNSGHGLAFPESLASARRDRSEVAPTGLLLSPERLQHLADDIGSRLAPHGTWRRRLCDWAIAHPQSGLRRLLKNRVRRLLGFQRLSYIWQPLKSSAEPVWLAEFKRDIA encoded by the coding sequence ATGAGCGTGCACGAACTCAAACGCCCGCTGGCCCTGGAATGGCCTGCCGAACTGCTCGGCAACCTGCCCAAGGCCTTGGAACAATTGCACCACTGGGCGCAGATCACCCCGTTGCACACCGCCCTGCGCCACAAGCGCCAGGGCCAGTGGTATGCCTGGCGCTGGATCGACGCCTTGCGCGATGTCGAGCGCCTGGCCGATGGGTTGCGCCAGCAAGGTTTCGGCGAACAATCGCGGCTGGCCCTCAGCGGTGCCTTCGAGCCCAACCTGTTGCTGCTGGCCTTGGCTGCCCAGTCCGTCGGTGGGCAGGTGTTGACCCTGGCCGATGACCTGGAACCCGAAGTTCTGTACCAACAGCTGTGGCGCATTCGCCCCAGCCATTCTTACGCCCAGGGCCGCCACCAGGTGCGGCACTGGCAGTCCGCCAACCCGGTGGATTTTGCCCAACTGCTCGGCCCCATTGACCCGGCGCAGCACCTGCAGCGTTGGTGGCAACCGAGCGGCGAAACCGTGTTGTGGAGCGAGGAGGGCACCCATTGGCAAGGCGGGCTGGCGGTGGTGCTGGAGCAATGGCTGAACAGCGGCCACGGCCTGGCATTTCCGGAAAGCCTGGCTTCGGCGCGGCGTGATCGCAGTGAAGTCGCACCGACCGGCCTGCTGCTGTCGCCCGAGCGTTTACAGCACCTGGCCGACGATATCGGAAGCCGCCTCGCGCCCCACGGCACCTGGCGTCGACGCTTGTGCGACTGGGCCATCGCCCACCCGCAAAGCGGCCTGCGCCGGTTGCTGAAAAATCGCGTGCGCAGGCTGCTCGGTTTCCAGCGCCTGTCCTATATCTGGCAACCGCTCAAATCCAGCGCCGAGCCGGTATGGCTGGCCGAATTCAAACGGGACATCGCATGA
- a CDS encoding ABC transporter ATP-binding protein, translating to MSQAILQVRDISLSFKGVKAINALSFEVQRGEICALIGPNGAGKSSLLNVLNGVYRFDAGEIVFEQQHFLRIDLLGAARRGIGRTFQNNALFKKMSVLDNILTGLSRHMRTTFIEQALGLPRARREAEAFRLRGQAILELLELQAHRDVLVGNLSYGLQKRVELGRALIAGPSLLLLDEPMAGMNAEEKQDMARFVADVNRDLGTTVVLIEHDMGVVMGLSDHVVVLDYGRKVGEGTPAEVQANPEVIAAYLGVAH from the coding sequence ATGAGCCAGGCCATTCTCCAAGTGCGGGATATCTCGCTGTCGTTCAAAGGCGTCAAGGCCATCAATGCGTTGTCGTTCGAGGTGCAGCGCGGCGAAATCTGCGCGTTGATCGGGCCTAATGGCGCGGGCAAGAGCTCGTTGCTCAATGTACTCAACGGCGTGTATCGCTTTGACGCCGGCGAGATCGTGTTTGAGCAACAGCACTTCCTGCGCATCGACCTGTTGGGCGCCGCGCGCCGAGGCATTGGCCGCACCTTCCAGAACAATGCGCTGTTCAAAAAAATGAGCGTGCTCGACAACATCCTTACCGGCCTGTCGCGGCATATGCGCACCACCTTTATCGAGCAGGCCCTCGGGTTACCGCGCGCCCGGCGTGAGGCTGAGGCCTTCCGCCTGCGTGGCCAAGCCATCCTTGAATTGCTCGAACTGCAAGCCCATCGCGACGTACTGGTGGGCAACCTGTCTTACGGCCTGCAAAAACGCGTGGAGTTGGGCCGGGCCTTGATCGCAGGCCCGAGCCTGTTGCTGCTCGACGAGCCGATGGCCGGGATGAACGCCGAAGAAAAACAGGACATGGCGCGCTTCGTCGCCGACGTAAACCGCGACCTCGGCACCACCGTGGTGTTGATCGAGCACGACATGGGCGTGGTCATGGGCCTGTCCGATCATGTGGTGGTGCTCGACTACGGGCGCAAGGTCGGCGAAGGCACGCCCGCCGAGGTGCAGGCCAACCCCGAGGTGATTGCCGCTTACCTGGGAGTCGCACACTGA
- a CDS encoding SfnB family sulfur acquisition oxidoreductase yields MSAHPQHPAHIIRSDAEAIEVATRLAARFAIDASARDRERRLPVEELEAFSASGLWGITIPKAYGGAEVSYVTVAEVIKVISAADPSLGQIPQNHLGVIDILLQTASEEQKRHYFGKVLAGYRFGNAFSEAKSKNAGTFDTQIRFDGDTAQINGEKFYCTGALFAHIVPTVGNNENGQAFIAFVERNAPGLTVIDSWDGFGQRTTASGGVTLDGVTVPRTAVIPAHLAFDQPTANGPISQIIQAAVDTGIALGALEQAKIYARQARPWIDSQQEHGWQDPFTIAAIGDLQWRVHGTEAVLAKAGKAVDRALAEPNEDTVAEASLVVAQAKVLSAETALLASSKLFELAGTRSVTGKHNLDRFWRNARTHTLHDPARWKYHLIGNFVLNGVKPARHAWN; encoded by the coding sequence ATGTCAGCCCACCCTCAACACCCTGCCCATATCATTCGCTCGGATGCCGAAGCCATCGAGGTGGCCACGCGTTTGGCTGCCCGCTTCGCCATCGACGCCAGCGCGCGCGACCGCGAGCGGCGCCTGCCGGTGGAGGAGCTCGAGGCGTTCTCTGCCAGCGGCCTGTGGGGCATCACCATTCCCAAGGCCTACGGCGGCGCCGAGGTGTCCTATGTGACGGTGGCCGAGGTGATCAAAGTGATCTCCGCCGCCGACCCTTCACTGGGACAAATCCCGCAGAACCATCTGGGTGTTATCGACATCCTCCTGCAAACCGCCAGCGAGGAACAAAAGCGCCATTACTTCGGCAAGGTCTTGGCGGGCTACCGTTTCGGCAATGCCTTTTCCGAAGCCAAGAGCAAAAACGCCGGCACCTTCGACACCCAGATTCGGTTTGACGGCGACACCGCGCAAATAAACGGCGAGAAGTTCTACTGCACCGGCGCGTTGTTCGCCCACATCGTTCCCACGGTCGGCAACAATGAAAACGGCCAGGCCTTTATCGCCTTCGTCGAACGCAATGCGCCGGGCCTCACAGTGATCGACAGCTGGGACGGCTTCGGCCAGCGCACCACCGCCAGCGGCGGCGTGACCCTCGACGGCGTGACCGTGCCGCGCACGGCGGTGATCCCGGCGCACCTGGCCTTTGACCAGCCTACCGCGAATGGCCCGATCTCCCAGATCATCCAGGCCGCCGTCGACACCGGTATCGCCCTTGGCGCGCTGGAACAGGCAAAAATCTACGCGCGCCAGGCGCGACCCTGGATCGACAGCCAACAGGAACACGGCTGGCAAGACCCATTCACTATCGCCGCCATCGGTGACCTGCAATGGCGCGTGCACGGCACCGAAGCCGTTCTCGCCAAGGCCGGCAAGGCGGTCGACCGCGCCCTGGCCGAGCCGAATGAAGACACCGTGGCCGAGGCTTCGCTGGTGGTCGCCCAGGCCAAAGTGTTGTCGGCCGAAACCGCCTTGCTCGCCAGCAGCAAGCTGTTCGAACTGGCCGGCACGCGCTCGGTCACCGGCAAGCACAACCTCGACCGCTTCTGGCGCAATGCGCGCACCCATACCTTGCACGACCCGGCGCGCTGGAAATACCACCTGATCGGCAACTTCGTGCTCAACGGCGTGAAGCCTGCGCGCCACGCCTGGAACTGA
- a CDS encoding acyl-CoA dehydrogenase — translation MTALNQARQLLQSTRRAVDKSADPYVISRFGDWQIRVDVAAALLERAETHPSPVALTEAQIAAAEALIFASNAEFELTGQRTALPPSLDDPLRWKYQIVGNYHLNGVR, via the coding sequence ATGACTGCACTGAATCAAGCGCGCCAACTGCTGCAAAGCACCCGTCGCGCCGTGGATAAAAGCGCTGACCCTTACGTGATCAGCCGCTTCGGCGACTGGCAGATTCGCGTCGATGTGGCCGCCGCCTTGCTGGAACGCGCCGAAACCCACCCAAGCCCGGTCGCCCTCACCGAAGCGCAAATCGCTGCTGCCGAAGCGCTGATTTTCGCCAGCAACGCCGAATTCGAACTCACCGGCCAACGCACCGCGCTGCCGCCCAGCCTGGATGATCCGTTGCGCTGGAAATACCAAATCGTCGGCAACTACCACCTTAACGGAGTGCGTTGA
- a CDS encoding monovalent cation/H+ antiporter subunit A: MSLIVLLLLPFIGSCLAALLPHNARNTESLLAGLVALVGTIQVALLYPQIAHGGVIREEFMWLPSLGLNFVLRMDGFAWLFSMLVLGIGSLVSLYARYYMSPDDPVPRFFAFFLAFMGAMLGLVISGNLIQIVFFWELTSLFSFLLIGYWHHRADARRGAYMALMVTGAGGLCLLAGVMLLGHIVGSYDLDQVLAAGDQIRAHSLYPVMLALVLIGALSKSAQFPFHFWLPHAMAAPTPVSAYLHSATMVKAGVFLLARLWPSLSGSEEWFWIVGGAGAITLLLGAYCAMFQNDLKGLLAYSTISHLGLITLLLGLNSPLAAVAAVFHILNHATFKASLFMAAGIIDHESGTRDIRKLSGLVRLIPFTATLAMVASASMAGVPLLNGFLSKEMFFAETVFITSTAWVEIALPAIATIAGTFSVAYALRFTVDVFFGPPATDLPHTPHEPPRWMRAPVELLVFTCLLVGIFPAQVVGSILAAAALPVVGGVLPEYSLAIWHGWNAPMIMSLVAMSGGVVLYLMLRKQLKRGRFKYPPVISYFNGKRMFERSLVVMMRGVRRIEKRISTKRLQTQLFLLVLAAVIAGLIPMLNSGLSWGDRPKIPGSIVFVTLWLLAIACALGAAWQAKYHRLAALTMVSVCGLMTCITFVWFSAPDLALTQLVVEVVTTVLILLGLRWLPRRIEEVSPLPSSLRKARIRRLRDFLLSTVVGGGMALLSYAMLTRQTPNDISSFYLSRALPEGGGSNVVNVMLVDFRGFDTLGEITVLGAVALTVYALLRRFRPSKESMQLPAQQRQLAPDVATDLVNPRQASDTALGFMMVPAVLVRLLLPIALVVSFYLFMRGHNQPGGGFVAGLVMSVAFILQYMVAGTQWVEAQMSLRPMRWMGFGLLSATLTGLGALFAGYPFLTTHTWHFSLPVLGDIHVASALFFDVGVYAMVVGSTLLMLTALGHQSVRAHKPSNQAKAVAATEGAA; this comes from the coding sequence ATGTCCCTGATAGTTCTACTGCTTCTGCCTTTTATTGGCAGCTGTCTGGCGGCCTTGCTGCCGCACAATGCACGTAACACCGAATCCCTGTTGGCTGGCCTTGTGGCCTTGGTCGGCACCATTCAAGTCGCCCTGCTGTATCCCCAGATCGCCCATGGTGGCGTGATCCGCGAAGAATTCATGTGGTTGCCCAGCCTTGGGCTGAACTTCGTGTTGCGCATGGATGGGTTCGCCTGGCTGTTCTCGATGCTGGTGCTGGGCATTGGCTCGCTGGTGTCGCTGTATGCGCGCTATTACATGTCGCCGGACGATCCGGTGCCGCGTTTCTTCGCGTTTTTCCTGGCCTTCATGGGCGCCATGCTCGGGCTGGTGATTTCCGGCAACCTGATCCAGATCGTGTTCTTCTGGGAACTGACCAGCCTGTTCTCGTTCCTGTTGATCGGCTATTGGCACCACCGCGCCGATGCCAGGCGCGGTGCCTATATGGCGCTGATGGTCACCGGTGCGGGCGGTTTGTGCCTGCTGGCGGGCGTGATGCTGCTGGGGCATATCGTCGGCAGCTATGATCTGGACCAGGTGCTGGCGGCGGGCGATCAGATTCGCGCGCATTCGCTGTACCCGGTCATGCTGGCCCTGGTGCTGATCGGCGCCTTGAGCAAAAGCGCGCAATTCCCCTTCCACTTCTGGCTGCCCCACGCGATGGCGGCACCCACGCCGGTGTCGGCGTACCTGCATTCGGCGACGATGGTGAAGGCCGGCGTGTTCCTGCTGGCCCGCCTGTGGCCGTCACTGTCCGGCAGCGAAGAATGGTTCTGGATCGTCGGCGGTGCCGGCGCCATCACCCTCCTCCTCGGCGCTTACTGCGCTATGTTCCAAAATGATCTCAAAGGCCTGCTGGCCTACTCCACCATCAGCCACCTCGGGCTGATCACCCTGCTGCTGGGCCTCAACAGCCCGCTGGCTGCCGTCGCTGCGGTGTTTCATATTCTCAACCACGCTACCTTTAAGGCCTCGCTGTTCATGGCCGCGGGCATCATCGACCACGAAAGCGGCACCCGCGATATTCGCAAGCTCAGCGGCCTGGTGCGGCTGATCCCGTTTACCGCGACCCTGGCGATGGTGGCCAGTGCGTCGATGGCTGGCGTGCCGTTGCTCAATGGCTTCCTGTCCAAAGAGATGTTCTTCGCCGAAACCGTGTTCATCACCTCGACCGCCTGGGTGGAAATCGCCCTGCCGGCCATTGCGACCATCGCCGGCACCTTCAGTGTCGCCTACGCGTTGCGCTTCACGGTCGATGTATTCTTCGGCCCGCCCGCCACCGACCTGCCGCACACACCGCACGAACCACCGCGCTGGATGCGTGCGCCGGTTGAGTTGCTGGTGTTCACCTGCCTGCTGGTGGGCATCTTCCCGGCCCAGGTGGTCGGTTCGATCCTCGCCGCCGCCGCGCTGCCGGTGGTGGGTGGCGTGCTGCCCGAGTACAGCCTGGCGATCTGGCATGGCTGGAACGCGCCCATGATCATGAGCCTGGTGGCCATGTCCGGCGGCGTGGTGCTCTACCTGATGCTGCGCAAACAACTCAAGCGCGGGCGCTTCAAATATCCGCCGGTCATCAGCTACTTCAACGGCAAGCGCATGTTCGAGCGCAGCCTGGTGGTGATGATGCGCGGTGTGCGCAGGATCGAGAAACGCATCAGCACCAAGCGCCTGCAAACCCAGCTGTTCCTGCTGGTGCTGGCGGCAGTGATTGCAGGCTTGATCCCAATGCTCAACAGCGGCCTCAGCTGGGGCGACCGGCCAAAAATCCCGGGGTCGATTGTGTTTGTGACCCTGTGGCTGCTGGCAATCGCCTGTGCCCTCGGCGCCGCCTGGCAAGCCAAGTATCACCGGCTGGCAGCCCTGACCATGGTCAGCGTATGCGGCCTGATGACCTGCATTACGTTCGTATGGTTTTCGGCCCCGGACCTGGCGTTGACGCAGTTGGTGGTCGAAGTGGTGACCACCGTGCTGATCCTGCTGGGCCTGCGCTGGCTGCCACGGCGGATCGAAGAAGTCTCGCCACTGCCCAGCTCGCTGCGCAAGGCGCGCATTCGCCGCCTGCGTGACTTCCTGCTGTCCACCGTGGTCGGCGGCGGCATGGCGTTGTTGTCCTACGCGATGCTGACGCGCCAGACACCCAATGACATTTCCTCGTTCTACCTGAGCCGCGCGCTGCCCGAAGGCGGCGGCAGCAATGTGGTCAATGTGATGCTGGTGGACTTCCGGGGCTTCGACACCCTCGGCGAAATCACCGTGCTCGGCGCCGTGGCGCTGACGGTGTACGCGCTGCTGCGCCGCTTCCGCCCATCCAAAGAAAGCATGCAACTGCCTGCACAACAACGCCAACTGGCGCCGGACGTGGCGACTGATCTGGTCAACCCACGCCAGGCCAGCGATACCGCGCTGGGCTTCATGATGGTGCCGGCCGTACTGGTACGCCTGCTGCTGCCGATTGCGCTGGTGGTGTCGTTCTACCTGTTCATGCGCGGCCACAACCAGCCGGGCGGCGGTTTCGTCGCAGGCCTGGTGATGTCGGTGGCGTTCATCCTGCAATACATGGTGGCCGGCACCCAGTGGGTCGAGGCGCAAATGAGCCTGCGGCCGATGCGCTGGATGGGCTTCGGCCTGCTCTCGGCGACCCTCACCGGGCTTGGCGCGCTGTTTGCCGGTTACCCGTTCCTCACCACCCACACTTGGCATTTCAGCCTGCCGGTGCTCGGCGATATCCATGTCGCCAGCGCGCTGTTCTTCGACGTCGGCGTGTACGCCATGGTCGTTGGTTCCACGCTGCTGATGCTCACCGCCCTCGGTCACCAATCCGTGCGGGCCCACAAACCGAGCAACCAGGCCAAAGCCGTTGCCGCTACGGAAGGAGCCGCCTGA
- a CDS encoding Na+/H+ antiporter subunit C — protein sequence MEEVIAIAIGVLAASGVWLILRPRTFQVVMGLCLLSYGVNLFIFSMGSLFIGKEPIIKDGVPQDLLNYTDPLPQALVLTAIVISFAMTALFLVVLLASRGLTGTDHVDGREPKE from the coding sequence ATGGAAGAAGTCATCGCAATTGCCATTGGGGTCCTGGCGGCTTCCGGCGTCTGGTTGATCCTGCGGCCACGGACGTTCCAGGTCGTCATGGGCCTGTGCTTGCTGTCGTACGGGGTCAACCTGTTCATTTTCAGCATGGGCAGCCTGTTTATCGGCAAGGAGCCGATCATCAAGGACGGCGTGCCGCAAGACCTGCTCAACTACACCGACCCCCTGCCCCAGGCCCTGGTGCTGACCGCCATCGTGATCAGCTTCGCCATGACGGCGTTGTTCCTGGTGGTGCTGCTGGCCTCCCGAGGCTTGACCGGCACTGACCATGTAGACGGCCGGGAGCCCAAGGAATGA
- a CDS encoding LLM class flavin-dependent oxidoreductase — MSREIRLNAFDMNCVGHQSPGLWAHPRDRSWQYKDLEYWTDLAKILERGKFDGLFIADVLGIYDVYNGNGDAAIRQAAQVPVNDPLSLIAPMALVTEHLGFGLTASLSFEHPYPFARRLSTLDHLTKGRIGWNIVTSYLESGAKNLGQKAQTEHDARYDYAEEYLEVCYKLWEGSWEEGAVLRDRERRIFSDPSKIHEIRHVGKHFQVPGIHLCEPSPQRTPVLYQAGASSRGKQFAAEQAECVFVAAPSKVLLKKTVADIRRRAAEAGRDPKKILIFNLQTVIVGETDAKAKAKFDEYKSYVSYEGAMALISGWTGIDFSQFKPDEPLKHVHTNAIQSAVEAFSTADPNKVWTPNELADWVGIGGFGPLFVGGPETVADLLQEWVEETDVDGFNLAYALTHETFIDAVDLLVPELQKRGVYKTEYAQGTLREKLFGDGARLGANHPGAGYRDLKATTL, encoded by the coding sequence ATGTCCCGTGAAATCCGCTTGAATGCCTTCGACATGAACTGCGTCGGCCACCAATCCCCCGGCCTGTGGGCGCACCCGCGTGATCGCTCGTGGCAGTACAAAGACCTGGAATACTGGACCGACTTGGCCAAAATCCTCGAGCGCGGCAAATTCGACGGCCTGTTTATCGCCGACGTGCTGGGCATCTACGACGTGTACAACGGCAACGGCGACGCGGCGATTCGCCAGGCCGCCCAGGTGCCGGTCAACGACCCGCTGTCGCTGATCGCGCCGATGGCGCTGGTCACCGAGCACCTGGGTTTCGGCCTGACGGCCTCGTTGTCGTTCGAGCATCCGTACCCGTTTGCCCGCCGCCTGTCGACCCTCGATCACCTGACCAAGGGCCGTATCGGCTGGAACATCGTCACCTCGTATCTGGAAAGCGGCGCCAAGAACCTCGGCCAGAAAGCCCAGACCGAACACGACGCGCGCTACGACTACGCCGAGGAATACCTGGAAGTTTGCTACAAGCTCTGGGAAGGCAGCTGGGAGGAGGGTGCGGTACTGCGTGACCGCGAGCGCCGAATTTTCAGCGACCCGAGCAAAATCCACGAGATCCGCCACGTCGGCAAGCACTTCCAGGTGCCCGGCATTCACCTGTGCGAGCCGTCGCCGCAGCGCACACCCGTGCTGTACCAGGCCGGCGCGTCCAGCCGTGGCAAGCAGTTCGCCGCCGAACAGGCCGAGTGCGTATTCGTGGCGGCGCCGTCCAAGGTGCTGCTGAAAAAGACCGTCGCCGACATCCGCCGCCGCGCGGCTGAGGCTGGGCGTGATCCGAAGAAAATCCTGATTTTCAATTTGCAGACGGTGATCGTCGGCGAGACCGACGCCAAGGCCAAGGCCAAGTTCGACGAATACAAATCCTACGTCAGCTACGAAGGCGCGATGGCGCTGATTTCCGGCTGGACCGGCATCGACTTCAGCCAGTTCAAGCCGGATGAGCCGCTCAAACACGTGCACACCAATGCGATTCAGTCGGCGGTGGAAGCCTTCTCCACCGCGGACCCGAACAAAGTGTGGACGCCAAACGAGCTGGCCGACTGGGTCGGCATCGGCGGCTTTGGCCCGTTGTTTGTCGGCGGCCCGGAAACCGTGGCCGACCTGCTGCAGGAATGGGTCGAAGAGACCGACGTGGACGGCTTCAACCTGGCCTATGCACTGACCCATGAAACCTTTATCGACGCCGTGGACCTGCTGGTGCCGGAGCTGCAAAAGCGTGGCGTGTACAAAACCGAATACGCCCAGGGCACCTTGCGCGAGAAGTTGTTTGGCGATGGCGCGCGATTGGGGGCGAACCACCCGGGGGCCGGTTACCGCGATCTCAAAGCCACCACTCTCTAA